In one Methanobrevibacter ruminantium genomic region, the following are encoded:
- a CDS encoding polysaccharide biosynthesis C-terminal domain-containing protein, with protein MIPQYGLVGAALATSIASFAMTVPMFLIQFNLTKTKHPYKFLFKVLVASLIMIIPSLLLPNDSLGLILGLIICPIIYVAIIVLLRAFDCEEIKGFKRFSHKLGPLENYFNNFLDIIINFYE; from the coding sequence TTGATTCCTCAATATGGCCTAGTTGGAGCTGCATTAGCAACTTCAATCGCTTCATTTGCCATGACTGTTCCAATGTTTCTGATACAGTTCAATCTTACAAAAACCAAGCATCCATATAAATTTCTATTCAAGGTATTGGTTGCATCATTGATAATGATAATTCCTTCACTTCTATTGCCTAATGATAGTTTAGGATTAATCTTAGGATTGATCATCTGTCCAATAATATACGTTGCTATTATTGTTCTCTTAAGGGCATTTGATTGTGAGGAAATTAAAGGATTCAAGAGGTTTTCCCATAAGTTAGGTCCTCTTGAGAATTATTTTAACAATTTCCTAGACATCATAATTAATTTTTATGAGTGA